A genomic window from Chanos chanos chromosome 14, fChaCha1.1, whole genome shotgun sequence includes:
- the rnf215 gene encoding RING finger protein 215, translated as MAGPGFWCYIYVVCVLYPVFVWPCLLVCGEQVALVEVFLQEPEGVSSVLQGEVVEGSLDNDLPVNQHKRDYTLEGDLILMQNEAREVDDNDRQVSPWIGVVSVNAEDRKTAKGKQESFASAVVSKMKRALVLGASALIILALNQNTVREMDLSQVLSKPIIVIQTSENVTKLIGALLRGLQATAKISYKTFLQDNLGATLTLWSSCGRSRGGLYGEWQGVICTGESNSQVQKYLQQLWNTIVLVALILSTGVIVQARWQYQDNQFNDDSQLHVKQDIMNRLSALQTRTYRQAKTADTDDCAVCLEQFNNNQCLRVLPCLHEFHRDCVDPWLLLQQTCPLCKRSVLGNFC; from the exons ATGGCTGGTCCTGGATTCTGGTGCTATATTTATGTCGTTTGTGTACTTtaccctgtttttgtttggccGTGTCTGCTGGTATGTGGAGAACAGGTAGCTTTAGTTGAGGTTTTTCTGCAAGAACCAGAGGGCGTCAGCAGCGTTTTGCAAGGCGAGGTTGTCGAAGGGAGTCTGGACAACGATCTCCCTGTAAACCAGCACAAAAGAGATTATACTCTCGAAGGGGACCTAATATTA ATGCAGAACGAGGCGCGAGAGGTCGATGATAATGATAGACAGGTAAGCCCATGGATCGGAGTGGTGTCTGTTAACGcggaagacagaaaaacagcgAAAGGCAAACAGGAATCTTTCGCTTCTGCCGTCGTCAGTAAG ATGAAGAGAGCGCTGGTGCTTGGAGCGTCGGCTCTGATCATTTTGGCCCTGAACCAAAACACTGTGAGAGAG ATGGACCTCTCTCAAGTGCTCTCCAAACCAATCATCGTAATTCAGACCTCAGAAAACGTCACCAAGCTCATTGGAGCTCTCCTCAG GGGTCTGCAAGCAACTGCAAAAATCAGCTATAAGACCTTTCTGCAGGATAACCTG GGGGCCACGCTGACCTTGTGGTCCAGCTGCGGTCGTTCGAGGGGGGGTCTGTATGGGGAGTGGCAGGGGGTCATCTGTACTGGAGAGAGCAACTCCCAAGTACAG AAATACCTGCAGCAGCTTTGGAACACCATCGTCTTAGTGGCCCTGATCCTCTCCACAGGGGTCATAGTTCAAGCACGCTGGCAATACCAGGACAACCAGTTTAATGATGATTCACAG TTACATGTGAAGCAGGACATCATGAACCGTCTGTCTGCTTTGCAGACTAGGACCTACAGGCAGGCGAAGACAGCGGACACAGATGACTGCGCTGTCTGTTTGGAGCAATTCAACAACAACCAG TGTCTGCGAGTCCTCCCGTGTCTCCATGAGTTTCACAGGGACTGTGTGGACCCCTGGTTACTCCTCCAGCAGACGTGTCCTCTGTGCAAACGGAGCGTCCTCG GTAATTTCTGTTGA
- the si:ch211-12e13.1 gene encoding uncharacterized protein si:ch211-12e13.1: MESYLCLLILTALIVYVIYFFHAYLYRSHRQLRTCAVFDFNQPLPSYAYLWVRYMTESFRKSQGHLYENNKDKKAITDELVFTIFNCRLDVQNLRKYCSAMGYGWDYPDSTFRDVPLCYPDYFCCRLLTMILCSERFKLSPLGLVRVRQTLSSLQPVDELKKGPFTVQARVTEYRSVLDGVEVDISLSAGRGDLPVWESAITMFSQKTGPHTQSEPADTPDGSDAVKGVDLVVPWSAGVTCTWAFWELCPACVLLRGACRLHLTRPNTPALWVLSRCLVEIEKHRGVDAVRAPVSVSVTFRRSLFLPADVRIRFSQAASDSALRLCRFVMEKPSTREQYVSGEIQGSDTQE; this comes from the exons ATGGAGAGTTACTTATGTCTGCTCATTTTGACAGCACTCATTGTGTATGTCATTTACTTCTTTCACGCGTATTTGTACCGTTCCCACCGACAACTTAGAACGTGCGCGGTTTTTGACTTCAACCAGCCTTTGCCAAGCTATGCGTACCTCTGGGTCAGATACATGACTGAATCTTTTCGCAAAAGCCAGGGTCACTTATACGAAAATAACAAGGACAAAAAAGCAATTACAGACGAACTTGTCTTTACAATTTTCAACTGCAG GCTTGACGTACAGAATTTGAGAAAGTATTGCTCTGCCATGGGATATGGTTGGGATTATCCGGATAGCACCTTCAGAGATGTCCCCTTGTGCTATCCCGACTATTTCTGCTGCCGATTACTCACCATGATTCTGTGTTCAGAGAGATTCAAACTGAGTCCGTTGG GCCTGGTTCGCGTGCGTCAGACCTTGAGCTCTCTCCAGCCAGTGGATGAACTGAAGAAAGGCCCGTTCACTGTGCAGGCCAGAGTGACTGAGTACCGGTCGGTTCTGGACGGTGTGGAGGTGGACATCTCTCTCAGTGCTGGCAGAGGTGACTTGCCCGTGTGGGAGAGCGCGATTACAATGTTCTCCCAGAAAACAGGACCACACACCCAGTCAGAGCCAGCGGACACACCCGACG GGTCAGATGCAGTGAAGGGAGTGGACCTGGTCGTGCCTTGGTCTGCAGGTGTGACGTGCACCTGGGCATTCTGGGAGCTCTGCCCCGCCTGTGTGTTACTGCGCGGAGCCTGTCGTCTGCACCTCACACGCCCAAACACACCTGCGCTCTGGGTCCTGTCCAGGTGTCTGGTGGAGATTGAGAAGCACAGAG GAGTGGATGCTGTTCGGGCcccagtctctgtgtctgtcactttCAGACGGAGCCTGTTCCTCCCAGCGGACGTCAGGATCAGGTTTAGCCAGGCGGCTAGTGACTCTGCTCTCAGACTGTGCAGGTTTGTGATGGAAAAGCCCAGCACGCGGGAGCAGTACGTCTCAGGAGAGATCCAGGGCTCTGACACACAGGAGTGA